In the Prochlorococcus marinus CUG1438 genome, CACTACCAATAAGTATTGATTGGATAAAATGCCAATTAAGTATGAGAAAAGGCTCACGTCTAGAAAAACTTAAGCGCTAAAAAAACTATATATTTTTGGGACCTAAACCTAAAGCCCCAGCGAATCTTGCCTGATTCCCTAATTCTTCCTCAATTTTTAAAAGCCTATTGTATTTTGCAATCCTTTCACTTCTACTCAGAGAACCGGTCTTGATCTGACCTGATCTTGTGGCGACAGATAAATCAGCAATTGTTGTATCCTCAGTCTCACCACTTCTATGACTAATAACACTTGTGTATCCTGACATTTTTGCTAACTCAATAGCTTCTAGAGTTTCAGTTAATGTTCCAATTTGATTTACCTTTATTAGGATTGAATTAGCAGATTTTTCCATAATTCCTTTCCTTAACCTTTCTGTATTAGTAACGAATAAATCATCACCTACGAGCTGAACTTTATTTCCTAACTCCTTGTTTAATTCTGACCAACCCTCCCAATCATCCTCTGCTAAACCGTCCTCTATTGAAACTATTGGATAATTAGAAACTAATCTTGAAAGATATGAAATCATTTCAGAACTATTTAAAATTTTTCCTTCATATTTATACTTACCATCACTATAAAATTCAGTACTAGCAACATCTAAAGCTAAAGATACCTGCTCACCAGGCTTAAATCCGGCTTTTTGAATTGCTTCTAATAATAAGTCTCCTGCTTCTTCGCTTGATGACAGATTAGGTGCAAATCCACCCTCATCGCCTACAGCAGTGGATAGACCTTTTTGATCAAGTAATGATTTTAATGAATGAAAAATTTCAGTACCCATTCTTAATGATTCACTGAAATTATTCACTCCATGTGGGACAAGCATAAATTCCTGAAAATCTAGACTATTTGGTGCATGAGCACCACCATTTATTACATTCATCAATGGGACTGGAAGAAGATTAGATAATGGATCTCCAAGATACCTATATAGGGGAATTTCTAAAGCATTTGCTGATGCTCTAGCAGTTGCAAGACTTACTGCAAGGATTGAATTTGCCCCAAGGTTAGACTTATTAGGAGTTCCATCAATCTCAATCATTAAGTTGTCTACAGCAGTTTGATCTAAAGCTGACAAACCGCACAAAGCTGGGGATATAGTTTCATGAATTTTATTAACAGCATTTAAAACACCTTTACCCATATATTTTGAACCGCCATCTCTTAATTCATGTGCCTCATGAGCACCAGTACTAGCTCCACTAGGAACAATCGCTTTACCAGTTGCCCCACATTCCAGAAATACTTCTGCCTCTACAGTAGGGTTACCTCTTGAATCAAGAACTTGCCTCGCTTCAATAGTGTCGATAAGAAAATCAATAGTTTCTTTCACAATTTAATTATTACTATTTAAATCCTATTAATTGCTGAACTATTTGGCTAATATCTGAAATATATATGTTAACCAAATAAAATTTTTTGATTTCAGAACAACTTAGATATGATTTAAGGATTTATTAATCCTAAACTCTTGATGAGCCCTTTCATAAATATATTTGTAAATTTCATCTTACAATTTGAAAATTATAGGATGATTATTAATGCAGATCCTATTTAGAATATCAATTGATAATCAACTATAGTTTTATAGTTTATGAGAGAAACCCTTACATCCAGTCCTGAACTATTTAGCGATATAAGTTGGAATCTTCTCCTATTAGGAGAAGAAACGGCAAAAAAATGGGATCATAGCGAATTCAATATCGAACACATAATTCATACATTGTTTTCATCAAGTGAATTCTTTGCTTTCATTGAAAAATTATCAATAGACCAAGATACAGTTTTAGATATAACAGAGGATTTTTTAGAAGAGACACCAACGAATGAATCAGAAATTTTCACTATCGGAGAAGATTTAGAAATTTTATTGGATAATGCAAATCAGATTAAAATTCAATGGGGATCAAGGTTAATAGAAATCCCGCATTTACTAATTGCTTTAGGAAGAGATTTAAGAATTGGCAATTATGTTTTTCAAGAAGGAAATCTTTCAATGGAGAAATTAGAGGAAGAATTAAAGTCTTTCCCAAATATTAATCAATCCCAAGATTCTGTTGATTATGAGAACGTAATTCAGATAAATAATCAATCTAATTTTGAATTAAACAAAGAGAGTTTAGTCAAAGAGGAAAAATCAGAAAAAGCTATTGTTCCTTTAACTAAAAGTGAACTTCAAATTAAAACCAAAAAACAAGTTGAAAAAGATGAAAATGTTCTTTTAATTTATGGAAAAGATTTAACAGAGTCAGCTAAAAAAGGTTTACTAGATCCTGTGATTGGAAGAGAAAATGAAATTAATAATTTAATGAGAATACTCTGCAGAAGGAACAAAAATAATCCCATTCTTATAGGCAATCCTGGAGTAGGTAAAACCTCAATTGCGAAATTACTTGCACAATTAATTGTAGATAAAAAAGTTCCTGATTCTTTAAAAGACTTTAAAATTATTTCACTTGACTTAGGTGCATTAGTCTCTGGAACAAAATTTAGGGGGCAACTAGAAGAACGACTAAGCTTAATACTCCAGGAATTAAAAGATCCAAGTCAAGGAATGATTTTATTTATTGATGAAATTCACTCAATTTTGAGTTCTGATAGATCTACTGTTGATATTAGTAATATTTTAAAACCTTTGCTAGCTGAAGGGGAACTTAAATGTATAGGCACAACAACACCTGAAAAATTTCGTGAAACAATCGAAAAAGATCAAGCATTAAATAATTGCTTTCAAAAAATAGCCGTTAATGAACCTTCGGTAGAATTGAGCGCAAAAATACTGCATGGAATCAAAAAGAAATATGAACTACACCATGGCATAAGAATTTCTGAAGAAGCTGTTAAATATTCCGCAAAATTAGCCGACAGATACATCAGCGATAAATGTCTTCCTGATAAAGCAATAGATTTAATTGATGAAGCAGCTGCACAATTAAGAATAAATTCTAATAAAAAACCTCAAATAATCCTCCAACATGAAAATAAAATTAAATCTATTGATGAAAAACTGAATAATCTAGAAACCGAAAATATCGAAGAAAAAGAGAAACTAATAAACATGAGGCAACAATCAGAGGAAAAACTGAATGTTCTTTTCGATAATTGGAATTATTTGCGTGGGGAAATGGAACAATTGACAATTTTGATGAAAGAAGAAGATAAGCTAACTAAAAAAATTAATAAAATATCAAATGGTGAGATTCCAAATGACTTTGATTTTGTAGAAAAGCTTGAAGGTGAGTTACATGAAATAGAGCATGAAATACAAAAAATTGAAGGGGACTTTAAAAAAATCAAGAAAAATAGAAATTTCCCATTTCAATATCAAGTTGAACC is a window encoding:
- a CDS encoding AAA family ATPase, which gives rise to MRETLTSSPELFSDISWNLLLLGEETAKKWDHSEFNIEHIIHTLFSSSEFFAFIEKLSIDQDTVLDITEDFLEETPTNESEIFTIGEDLEILLDNANQIKIQWGSRLIEIPHLLIALGRDLRIGNYVFQEGNLSMEKLEEELKSFPNINQSQDSVDYENVIQINNQSNFELNKESLVKEEKSEKAIVPLTKSELQIKTKKQVEKDENVLLIYGKDLTESAKKGLLDPVIGRENEINNLMRILCRRNKNNPILIGNPGVGKTSIAKLLAQLIVDKKVPDSLKDFKIISLDLGALVSGTKFRGQLEERLSLILQELKDPSQGMILFIDEIHSILSSDRSTVDISNILKPLLAEGELKCIGTTTPEKFRETIEKDQALNNCFQKIAVNEPSVELSAKILHGIKKKYELHHGIRISEEAVKYSAKLADRYISDKCLPDKAIDLIDEAAAQLRINSNKKPQIILQHENKIKSIDEKLNNLETENIEEKEKLINMRQQSEEKLNVLFDNWNYLRGEMEQLTILMKEEDKLTKKINKISNGEIPNDFDFVEKLEGELHEIEHEIQKIEGDFKKIKKNRNFPFQYQVEPDDIADVISKITGIPISKVVSNERKKLVNLETELGQKVIGQEHAIESVSAAIRRARVGMKNPKRPIGSFLFMGPTGVGKTELAKSLASALFDEEEALLRLDMSEFMEKNAVARLLGAPPGYVGYEEGGQLTEAVRRKPYSVILLDEIEKAHTEVFNILLQVLDEGRLTDSQGRTVDFKNTVIIMTSNLAGEVILEFSQKISTSQDNLEKVEENLKNSINNTLSSIFRPEFLNRIDEVVKFDPLSIDELQKIIILQTEDLKNLLLEQKINIAIDKKVINKIANDSYEPKYGARPLSRELRRQIENPLAAKLLEDNFKNKKNITIKLNPAKKDEIVFKPS
- the eno gene encoding phosphopyruvate hydratase; amino-acid sequence: MKETIDFLIDTIEARQVLDSRGNPTVEAEVFLECGATGKAIVPSGASTGAHEAHELRDGGSKYMGKGVLNAVNKIHETISPALCGLSALDQTAVDNLMIEIDGTPNKSNLGANSILAVSLATARASANALEIPLYRYLGDPLSNLLPVPLMNVINGGAHAPNSLDFQEFMLVPHGVNNFSESLRMGTEIFHSLKSLLDQKGLSTAVGDEGGFAPNLSSSEEAGDLLLEAIQKAGFKPGEQVSLALDVASTEFYSDGKYKYEGKILNSSEMISYLSRLVSNYPIVSIEDGLAEDDWEGWSELNKELGNKVQLVGDDLFVTNTERLRKGIMEKSANSILIKVNQIGTLTETLEAIELAKMSGYTSVISHRSGETEDTTIADLSVATRSGQIKTGSLSRSERIAKYNRLLKIEEELGNQARFAGALGLGPKNI